The following is a genomic window from uncultured Draconibacterium sp..
AAGCAACCAAGCCCCACTTTAACGAAGGATAACGGTTCGATTCATCATTTTCAACTTTTGGTTCTTCCAAAATACCAACACGTTCGTACTGTTCGGCCTTAATCAGTTTCCGTTTTAATAAGTGGGTTGAAATAAGTCTAATAATGTGATAGGTCGCAAAAAATACAACCGCTGTAACAATAACTTCAGGCATCATAATTTCTCTTTTTTAATTTATTTTCTGACCGTTTGACTACAGGCAAGAATGAAATGTTGCAACTTTTTTGAACTAATTTTCAGAGCACATTAATTGCATTCAAAGAAGCAAGTAGTATTACAGTAAAGAAAACGATGTTATAGATAAACGAAAGGGTGAAGAATTTTAACACCACCTTACCTATCGATTGTCCGTAAAATTTCTTTAAAGCAATAATAATATAAATGGGAACGGATAAGAACAAAATACCTAGTACGTTAGAGATACCTTTTTCGAATAACAAGTACAGGCCAATCATAGTAGTCATTACCAAAAAAATAAACGAATGAATATGAATGGAAAAAATCAAATGCCGCATGTAATTATGACGCCGACGAATATAAATAAGCTTTAATATAAACGCAAAAAGCGGCAGCAACAGAAAAAAGGCGTACGAAATGTATTTGAGTATTTTAGCCATGGTAGCTTCAGGAGAGCGCAACATTCGAATATTTTCCTGCATTTTGGCTCGTTTCCCCGGATCATTTTCCTCTTCCAACTCCTGTTCCATTTTGTCGGCATAATCATTTAGAGCCAGCCGGATATTTCGTGCGCCGCCCCAACTACCTAAATCTATTTCATTTGCTGATTTGGCTATATCAACACTATCTATATGAATATTTCTCTTACTCAGAATTTTATCCAATGCCTGCTTTTCTTCCGGTGCTATTTGATCGTTTACCTGATTCAAAATAGAATCGGCAGCAACTAATGATGTAGAATCAAGCCCCACTTTGGAATCTTTCAAATCGGAGTCCAGCACCGTTGACAAACCACGATTGGTAACAATTTGCAACAACAGAAACAGGATAAAACTAACAAAAATAAAAATGCGTAATGGCGGTGTATAGCGAACTCTCCGACCGGCAAAATACTCTTTGGTAAGAAAGCCGGGACGCGCAATTAACGCAAAAAGTGCCTTGAAAAAGCGTGTATCGAAAGCAAAAAAATCGCCAAGAAAATTATAGAAAATAAACCCAAAAGGTTTGTCGTATTCTTTAACGGCCTGCCCACAATTCGGACAATAATGCCCCGAAAAATTTGTTCCACAGTTTAAGCAATCAACATCGATTTGCCAGTTAGAATTGTCTTTGCCCTTAAAACGCTCTGTTAGTTTAAACCACATTTTCATATTTACGATTCTCTTTCATATCAATTTCCCATCCTTCAATAAAAGGGAAAATCGATGGTGCAAACGATCGAATCGGTTCATACATACGTGAATTTTCTTTGGCTTCGCGCGACAGAATATGCACGTCCTCATCAATCTTGTCGAAGATAACCAATATTATACTTAATATCAAGGCTGATTTTAAAACTCCGAAAACCAGTCCGGCCAGTTTATTGGCAAATCCCAGCAAAACGGTTTCGGCCATTTTACTTACCGCGCTGCCAACAATATGCACCAAAATTACAATAACTACAAAGGTGATGACAAACGATATAATATTCATGTGTTCTGAATGCATATTAAAATTCTCGATCAGAAACTCGGTGGTAACGTATGAAAATTTAATAGCTCCCCAAATCCCCAGAATGAGTGCCGCAATTGATGCTACCTCAGAAATAAGGCCTTTACTAAAACCGTTTATTGCTGACAGTATCAACAAAATGCCTAAAACAATATCGATGTAATTCATAATGTAATATCTATGGATGTTAGGTTTCCCGAAACAATTTGAAGCGGTAAATATAAAAATTCGCGATCAGTTAAAAAACCGGCAAATCGGCCAGCGAACAAATTTTATGGTTAAACGAACTTTTTCCATAATTTATTTTTCCGGTTCGTATAATTATTGCCCTTTTCAAGATGATTTTTGATTGCATATTTGATACAATTATTCATAAATTTGGACTTCATAAAAATAAACGTAACAAATGCCTCTTATCAATTCAGTTATCAAGTGGGTAAATATAAAACGTAACTACCAAATACAGTATTACCGCGAATATCCACATGAAATCCAAAACGAAACCTTATTTGAGCTTTTGCAAAGTGCAAAAAACACACAATGGGGTAAAGCACACAACTTTGATGATGTAACCTCGTACCGCGAATTCCAAAAAGCGATGCCTTTACAAACCTATGATGATGTAAAACCTTACATCGATCGTTTGCGCAAGGGCGAAAAAAACCTGCTTTGGCCGGGCGAGGTTAAATGGTTTGCCAAATCCAGCGGAACCACCAGCGACAAAAGCAAATTTATTCCGGTTACCAACGAAGCGTTGGAGGAATGCCATTTGCGTGGTCCCAAAGATATTTTTGCCCAGTACATTACCTCAAATCCTGAATCGAAGGTGTTAAAAGGAAAAATTCTGACTTTGGGAGGCAGCCACCGTGTTAGCACTTTTAACAATAATTCGTTTCATGGCGATCTTTCGGCGATTATGATCGAGAATGAACCTTTTTGGTCGGACCTGTTCAGAACACCCGCAGCGGAAATTGCTCTTATCGAAGAATTTGAAGAAAAAGTTGAGAAGATAATCGATACCACCCTCGACCAAAATGTTACTGCCTTTGCAGGTGTTCCATCGTGGTACCTGGTATTGTTTAAACGCGTACTGGAAAAAACAGGCAAATCGAACCTGCTGGAAGTGTGGCCCAATCTGGAGGTGTTTGCTCATGGAGGTGTAAATTTTGAGCCCTACCGCGAGCAGTACCGTAAAATTATTCCATCTCCACAAATGCACTATGTGGAAACCTATAATGCATCTGAAGGCTTTTTTGGCATACAAGACAACGAGCACCAGGACGACATGCTTTTAATGCTCGACTATGGCATTTATTACGAATTTATTCCGATGTCGGAATTTGGCAGCGAAAATCCAACGGTTATCAACCTTGAAGATGTGGAGTTGGAACAAAACTACGCCATGATAATTTCTACCAACGCCGGGTTGTGGCGTTATGTAATTGGCGATACCATAAAATTCACCTGTAAATACCCGTTCAAAATAAAAGTTACGGGACGTACCAAACATTTCATAAATGCCTTTGGCGAAGAGGTGATTATCGACAATGCCGAGCAAGCGCTGAAAGTTGCCTGCCACCACACCGGGGCAATTGTAAACGAATACACCGCCGGCCCGGTTTTTATGAGCGATAACAGCAAAGGTGCCCACCAATGGATTATTGAATTTGCCAAGGAACCAAAAGACATTGAACACTTTAAAACCATACTCGACAATTCGTTAAAAACACTGAACTCGGATTACGAAGCCAAGCGCCATAAAAACATGACCCTTGAAATGCTGCATCTTACAGTGGCTCCGAAAGGCACATTTTACAACTGGATGAAACAACGTGGTAAGGTTGGCGGACAGAATAAAATTCCGAGGCTGGCCAACAACCGAAAATATCTTGACGAACTTATGAACATTCTGGGGGCCGACAGGTAATTTTTTTATAATTTAGAATTTCAAAAAAATAATTGAATATGCACATTGCAATAGCGGGTAACATTGGTGCCGGAAAGACTACACTAAGCGGACTTTTGGCCAAGCACTACAAATGGACCCCACATTACGAAGACGTAGACGAAAATCCGTATCTGAATGACTTTTACAACGACATGCAACGCTGGTCGTTTAACCTACAGATATACTTCCTGAATTCGCGTTTTAAACAGATTATCGATATCCGCAAGTCGGGGAAAACGATTATACAAGACCGTACAATTTACGAGGATGCCGAAATTTTTGCTCCTAACCTGCACGCGATGGGTTTGATGAGCACCCGCGATTTTGGTAATTATAAATCGTTGTTTGATCTGATGGCCAGCCTGATTCAACCACCCGATTTGCTGATTTATTTACGCGCATCGATTCCTACGCTGGTAAACCAAATTCAGAAACGGGGCCGTGAATATGAAAATTCAATTCGTTTAGACTATCTGAAACAGCTAAATGAGCGTTATGAAAACTGGATAGGTGGCTATAAAATGGGAAAATTACTGGTGATTAATGTTGATGACCTTGATTTTACAGCCAATCCTGAAGACCTGAGTTTTGTTATCGATAAGATCGATGCCGAAATTCACGGTTTATTTTAGATAAATTAGATATAAAAACAGTCATTTCGAAGGAAGAATTTCTGAGAAATCCGTTACAGGTTTCTCGCTTCACTCGAAATGACTGTTTTTTTATTTTAGCCCCTGAAACAAGTTCAGGGCGACGTTCTTTTGATTTGGTTAACTTGTTTCTCCTACGTCATGCGGAACTTGATTCAACATCTCTGATCCACACTAAAAGCCACCAAATAACTTTTTATTTGAATTTCAAAGGTCACTCTTTATAAAGCCCATTCTTAACCTACAATCTTTTCAATCTCGGCTTTCACTTCCGGCCATTGTTCATCGGCAAGATTTGGCCCCATTACTTCCACTACTTTCCCCGAAACAAGTGCAGCAATTTTGCCACATTTTTCCAAATCGTAACCATTTGTAAGTCCATAAAAGAAACCAGCGGCATACGCATCGCCTGCTCCGGTGGTATCCAGGGCTTTGGCAGGAATTACTCCAACACGTGCCACTGCATCACCTTGTTTTATCATCGAGCCGTCTTTTCCCACTTTTACAACGGCAATTTTATCACCTTGTGCAATTTCGTGGAGCGCCGCTTCCGGCTCCAACCCTGTATAGGATTTGGCTTCTTCTTCGTTAGCAAAAACAATATCTACATAATCACGGATTAGCTCTTTCAGAAAATCAAGATTAGCCTCCACCACGTTAAAACTCGACAAATCAACGGCAATCTTTACACCGGCTTTTTGGGCAGCCACGGCACAGGCTTTTATCAGCTCGTGATTAAAAACGAGGTAGCCCTCGATGTAAACGTATTCGTAACCGGCAAACAACTCTTCTGTTACTTCTTCGGGAAGCATATCAGCTGCAGCCCCCAGGTAAGTAGCCATGGTACGTTCCGAATCTGGACTAACCAGCCCCATCACTCTTCCGGTAGCATTTTCGCTGTGGAACAGGTGTGTTCTTACGCCACGTTTTTCAAAATCGTTACGAAAAAGATCTCCCAATTCATCGCGACCGATTTTCCCCATATACCCGGCATTGCCGCCAAGGTTAGCTAAAGCACGAATAGAATTAGCAACAGATCCTCCGGTAGCCAGCTCACTCTTATCCGAATAAGTAGCATCATAAATTGTTTTCGACTGATCGGCATCAACCAGCGTCATACTACCACGTGGTAATCCAAACTGTTCAAGCAAAGTATCACTCTCCAAAACCGAGATTACATCAACCAAAGCATTACCCATACCCAGTACCGCCGGAATATTTTGTTTTGTCATTTTTATCCAATTTTTTGTGCCGCAAATATCAGCATTTTTATTGAAGCGAGAAAAACAATGATTCAGATAAATAACTCCCTCCCTTTTGCGTCAACATTTCCAGCTTCAATAAAATAATCAGGAAACCCTTACCTTTTTGTTTATTATACAATATGAGGCAAAATATTCATGTTTTAAAAGAAAAGAGTGGTATATTGCACCGCAACAAAACCGAAAGAATCATTAACCCGAAATATATTATGAATTACAAAATCACATTTGTTATGCTTCTTGCCTTATTGCTTGGTGCATGCACACAAGAATCTCCACAAACCAAAGCTTTTACCTCGTCTTTACTTCAGTACGATGAACAAATTGACGATATCATTTCGCAAATGACACTGGATGAAAAAGTAAACATGTTGCACGGAAAATACATGTTTGTATCGGCCGGAGTTGAGCGCCTCGGTATTGCCGATATGGTT
Proteins encoded in this region:
- a CDS encoding DUF6249 domain-containing protein — encoded protein: MMPEVIVTAVVFFATYHIIRLISTHLLKRKLIKAEQYERVGILEEPKVENDESNRYPSLKWGLVALMTGLGFIIIEVMGLFDREMVRGRDAVLPLGILMVCISLGFLIYFFIMNGKAVKK
- a CDS encoding DUF3667 domain-containing protein; this translates as MWFKLTERFKGKDNSNWQIDVDCLNCGTNFSGHYCPNCGQAVKEYDKPFGFIFYNFLGDFFAFDTRFFKALFALIARPGFLTKEYFAGRRVRYTPPLRIFIFVSFILFLLLQIVTNRGLSTVLDSDLKDSKVGLDSTSLVAADSILNQVNDQIAPEEKQALDKILSKRNIHIDSVDIAKSANEIDLGSWGGARNIRLALNDYADKMEQELEEENDPGKRAKMQENIRMLRSPEATMAKILKYISYAFFLLLPLFAFILKLIYIRRRHNYMRHLIFSIHIHSFIFLVMTTMIGLYLLFEKGISNVLGILFLSVPIYIIIALKKFYGQSIGKVVLKFFTLSFIYNIVFFTVILLASLNAINVL
- a CDS encoding CvpA family protein, producing the protein MNYIDIVLGILLILSAINGFSKGLISEVASIAALILGIWGAIKFSYVTTEFLIENFNMHSEHMNIISFVITFVVIVILVHIVGSAVSKMAETVLLGFANKLAGLVFGVLKSALILSIILVIFDKIDEDVHILSREAKENSRMYEPIRSFAPSIFPFIEGWEIDMKENRKYENVV
- a CDS encoding GH3 auxin-responsive promoter family protein, giving the protein MPLINSVIKWVNIKRNYQIQYYREYPHEIQNETLFELLQSAKNTQWGKAHNFDDVTSYREFQKAMPLQTYDDVKPYIDRLRKGEKNLLWPGEVKWFAKSSGTTSDKSKFIPVTNEALEECHLRGPKDIFAQYITSNPESKVLKGKILTLGGSHRVSTFNNNSFHGDLSAIMIENEPFWSDLFRTPAAEIALIEEFEEKVEKIIDTTLDQNVTAFAGVPSWYLVLFKRVLEKTGKSNLLEVWPNLEVFAHGGVNFEPYREQYRKIIPSPQMHYVETYNASEGFFGIQDNEHQDDMLLMLDYGIYYEFIPMSEFGSENPTVINLEDVELEQNYAMIISTNAGLWRYVIGDTIKFTCKYPFKIKVTGRTKHFINAFGEEVIIDNAEQALKVACHHTGAIVNEYTAGPVFMSDNSKGAHQWIIEFAKEPKDIEHFKTILDNSLKTLNSDYEAKRHKNMTLEMLHLTVAPKGTFYNWMKQRGKVGGQNKIPRLANNRKYLDELMNILGADR
- a CDS encoding deoxynucleoside kinase; this translates as MHIAIAGNIGAGKTTLSGLLAKHYKWTPHYEDVDENPYLNDFYNDMQRWSFNLQIYFLNSRFKQIIDIRKSGKTIIQDRTIYEDAEIFAPNLHAMGLMSTRDFGNYKSLFDLMASLIQPPDLLIYLRASIPTLVNQIQKRGREYENSIRLDYLKQLNERYENWIGGYKMGKLLVINVDDLDFTANPEDLSFVIDKIDAEIHGLF
- a CDS encoding adenosine kinase; the encoded protein is MTKQNIPAVLGMGNALVDVISVLESDTLLEQFGLPRGSMTLVDADQSKTIYDATYSDKSELATGGSVANSIRALANLGGNAGYMGKIGRDELGDLFRNDFEKRGVRTHLFHSENATGRVMGLVSPDSERTMATYLGAAADMLPEEVTEELFAGYEYVYIEGYLVFNHELIKACAVAAQKAGVKIAVDLSSFNVVEANLDFLKELIRDYVDIVFANEEEAKSYTGLEPEAALHEIAQGDKIAVVKVGKDGSMIKQGDAVARVGVIPAKALDTTGAGDAYAAGFFYGLTNGYDLEKCGKIAALVSGKVVEVMGPNLADEQWPEVKAEIEKIVG